A DNA window from Enterobacter cloacae subsp. cloacae ATCC 13047 contains the following coding sequences:
- a CDS encoding MGMT family protein, protein MDEHDSFPQRVWQIVASIPEGYVTTYGDVARLAGSPRAARQVGGVLKRLPEGSTLPWHRVVNRHGAISLTGPDLQRQRQALLSEGVQVSGSGQIDLQKYRWVY, encoded by the coding sequence ATGGACGAACACGACTCCTTTCCACAGCGAGTGTGGCAAATTGTGGCCTCCATTCCGGAGGGCTACGTGACAACCTATGGTGACGTCGCACGTCTTGCTGGCTCCCCCCGCGCGGCGCGTCAGGTGGGTGGCGTGCTAAAACGGCTTCCTGAAGGCAGTACATTGCCCTGGCATCGGGTTGTGAATCGTCATGGTGCCATCTCGCTCACCGGGCCGGATTTGCAGCGCCAGAGGCAGGCATTACTTTCAGAAGGGGTACAGGTGTCCGGGTCAGGGCAGATTGATTTGCAGAAGTATCGCTGGGTGTATTGA
- a CDS encoding LacI family DNA-binding transcriptional regulator — MKAITLYDVALLAGVSYQTVSRVINDAEHVSARTREKVQQAMAELHYVPNRGAQQLAGKRIRTLGLITTDLALHAPSQIVSAVKSRAVEKGASVLISMVEHPQQCQTALQELLAQRVEALLVNVPLDDPHAEQLKALASPVPVLFLDVSPSAVVNSLVFNAEQGARLGVEHLLSLGHQRIALLSGPESSVSARARLAAWKAALAEAGLEAAAVAYGDWSAACGYEKGHALLSAATLPDAILVANDQMALGVMRACAEKGVTIPGQISIVGFDDTADSAWFSPPLTTIRQAFREAGEQSVEWLLAPARHEACWQVQLPVTLISRQSSARRTPQQADREDLAQQLRSLALLAEQLARQ, encoded by the coding sequence ATGAAAGCCATTACCCTCTATGATGTTGCCCTCCTTGCGGGGGTGTCTTATCAAACCGTTTCCCGTGTGATTAACGACGCGGAGCATGTTTCTGCCCGGACACGGGAAAAGGTGCAGCAGGCCATGGCGGAGCTGCACTATGTTCCTAACCGTGGCGCGCAGCAGCTGGCGGGCAAGCGCATCCGTACGCTGGGACTGATCACTACCGATCTGGCGCTGCACGCGCCTTCGCAAATTGTCTCTGCGGTCAAATCCCGGGCGGTAGAAAAGGGGGCGAGCGTACTGATCTCAATGGTGGAACATCCGCAACAGTGCCAGACCGCGCTTCAGGAGCTGCTGGCGCAGCGCGTGGAAGCCCTGCTGGTGAACGTGCCGCTTGACGATCCCCATGCCGAACAACTCAAGGCACTGGCGTCGCCCGTGCCGGTGCTGTTTCTGGATGTCTCTCCGTCGGCAGTGGTCAACAGCCTGGTGTTTAATGCTGAACAGGGCGCTCGTCTGGGCGTTGAACATTTGCTGTCGCTCGGGCATCAGCGTATTGCATTGCTGAGCGGGCCGGAAAGCTCTGTTTCCGCTCGTGCCCGTCTGGCGGCATGGAAAGCCGCGCTGGCGGAAGCTGGCCTTGAGGCGGCGGCGGTGGCCTACGGCGACTGGAGCGCAGCCTGCGGTTATGAAAAGGGGCATGCGCTGTTGTCTGCTGCAACGTTACCGGATGCCATTCTGGTGGCTAACGATCAAATGGCGCTGGGGGTGATGCGAGCCTGCGCGGAAAAAGGGGTGACGATCCCGGGCCAGATATCGATAGTGGGGTTTGACGATACCGCCGACAGCGCCTGGTTTTCACCTCCGCTTACCACCATCCGTCAGGCATTTCGCGAGGCAGGTGAACAAAGTGTGGAGTGGCTGCTGGCTCCCGCCCGCCATGAAGCCTGCTGGCAGGTTCAGTTGCCCGTCACGTTGATTAGCCGACAATCCAGTGCCCGTCGCACCCCGCAGCAGGCCGATCGTGAGGATCTTGCGCAACAGCTGAGAAGCCTGGCCCTGCTGGCAGAGCAACTTGCTCGCCAGTAA
- a CDS encoding PLP-dependent aminotransferase family protein, translated as MSSRRFGSQSLVRLLGHWQQTPSRTPLWRQLADALRLLILDGRLALSTRLPGERELATALDVSRTTISSALAHLREEGYLESRHGSGSRVILPDTRAIPTLSAASAALDLSTAALNAGPEIHQAYTWALAAITQHLTLTGYDQLGLAALRDAIAARYTARGLPTRADEVMVVNGAVSGFALVLRMMAGPGDRVVVDHPTYPLAIAAIQGASCRPVGVSLPESGWDTDGFAATLAQTAPRLAYLMPDFHNPTGRCMDIATRQAITDIAARTRTTLVVDETMVDLWFEAPPPPPLASFNSQATVITLGSAGKSFWGGLRLGWIRASSRTIATLAQTRDTLDLGSPLLEQLATLWLISNSETFLPARRKILKERRDRCGELLREHFPQWRFQEAEGGLSYWIELPGMLATQLAARAEMLGINLGTGTRFGLSGAFDRYLRMPFSLESAELEQALLRIKPVWLALNKTAPSVKRSLV; from the coding sequence ATGTCATCACGCCGTTTCGGAAGTCAGTCGCTGGTTCGCCTTTTGGGCCACTGGCAACAAACCCCGTCCCGAACCCCACTCTGGCGACAGCTGGCCGACGCGTTGCGCCTGCTGATCCTAGACGGCAGGCTGGCGTTGAGCACGCGCCTGCCCGGTGAACGTGAACTGGCCACGGCGTTAGATGTAAGCCGGACGACCATCAGCAGCGCGCTGGCCCATCTGCGAGAGGAAGGGTATCTGGAGAGCCGCCACGGCAGCGGTTCACGCGTGATCCTGCCCGATACCCGTGCCATACCGACGCTTTCAGCGGCAAGCGCAGCGCTGGATCTCTCCACTGCCGCCCTGAATGCCGGGCCAGAGATCCACCAGGCTTACACCTGGGCGCTCGCCGCAATCACCCAGCATCTTACGCTGACCGGTTACGATCAGCTCGGCCTGGCGGCTCTGCGCGACGCCATTGCCGCTCGCTATACCGCACGCGGGCTGCCGACCCGCGCAGACGAAGTGATGGTGGTCAATGGTGCCGTCAGCGGTTTTGCGCTGGTACTGCGGATGATGGCCGGCCCGGGCGATCGCGTCGTGGTCGATCATCCCACCTATCCGCTGGCGATTGCAGCCATCCAGGGGGCATCGTGTCGGCCGGTGGGCGTGTCGCTGCCGGAAAGCGGCTGGGATACGGATGGCTTTGCCGCCACACTTGCGCAGACAGCACCGCGCCTGGCGTACCTGATGCCGGATTTTCACAATCCAACAGGGCGATGCATGGATATCGCCACCCGTCAGGCAATAACCGACATTGCCGCTCGCACCCGTACCACGCTGGTGGTCGATGAAACGATGGTCGATCTCTGGTTTGAAGCACCGCCCCCGCCGCCGCTGGCGTCGTTTAATTCGCAGGCTACGGTGATCACCCTGGGTTCGGCGGGAAAAAGTTTCTGGGGTGGGCTGCGCCTCGGCTGGATCCGCGCCTCGTCGCGCACCATTGCCACACTTGCCCAGACGCGGGATACGCTGGATTTAGGCTCGCCGCTGCTGGAACAGCTGGCCACGCTGTGGCTTATCAGCAATAGCGAGACATTTCTGCCTGCGCGCCGGAAAATACTGAAGGAGCGACGCGACCGCTGCGGTGAACTGCTGCGCGAACATTTTCCCCAGTGGCGGTTTCAGGAGGCGGAAGGCGGGCTATCCTACTGGATCGAGCTGCCGGGCATGCTGGCGACACAACTCGCCGCACGTGCAGAGATGTTGGGGATTAATCTGGGAACCGGCACACGCTTTGGGTTATCGGGTGCGTTTGACCGCTACTTACGCATGCCCTTCTCGCTTGAGTCGGCAGAGCTTGAGCAGGCGTTGCTACGAATCAAACCGGTTTGGCTCGCATTAAATAAAACCGCGCCGTCGGTAAAACGCAGTCTTGTTTAA
- a CDS encoding YczE/YyaS/YitT family protein: protein MVRRLLQLYVGLGLYGLSTAMFIRSDLGVDPWDVFHLGVGLQLGMTIGTVIILTGAAVLLLWIPLRQMPGLGTLSNVVCIGLAADASMALIPELDLLPIRIALLVGGIVLNAIATGMYIGAGFGAGPRDGLMTGIHARLGWSIRSVRTSIEVSVLLIGCVLGGTFGVGTVLYALTIGPLIQLCLPWFRQKPRTDNVPQPERVV, encoded by the coding sequence ATGGTACGTCGTCTGCTGCAACTGTACGTTGGTTTAGGCCTGTACGGGCTTTCAACCGCGATGTTTATTCGTTCGGATCTGGGGGTTGACCCATGGGATGTGTTTCACCTTGGGGTGGGATTACAACTGGGGATGACCATCGGTACGGTGATTATTTTGACCGGTGCCGCGGTGCTGCTGCTCTGGATCCCGCTGCGTCAGATGCCTGGGCTGGGAACGCTCAGTAACGTAGTCTGTATTGGCCTGGCGGCGGATGCCTCGATGGCCCTTATCCCCGAGCTGGATCTTCTCCCCATTCGGATTGCTCTGCTGGTTGGGGGCATTGTGCTGAACGCGATAGCAACCGGTATGTATATCGGTGCCGGGTTCGGGGCGGGCCCACGCGATGGACTGATGACCGGCATTCACGCCCGGCTGGGGTGGTCAATCCGCAGCGTTCGAACCTCAATTGAAGTGAGTGTTCTGCTGATTGGCTGCGTCCTTGGCGGAACGTTTGGCGTCGGGACGGTACTGTATGCCCTGACCATCGGCCCGCTTATCCAGCTCTGTTTGCCGTGGTTCCGTCAGAAGCCGCGTACGGATAACGTTCCTCAGCCAGAGCGGGTTGTTTAA
- a CDS encoding YbaY family lipoprotein, which produces MKLVPMLSGVAIAVALSACAGKSAQVPVPAADPNGINTLSQQSIQQPNVSGTIWIKQRVALPPDAVLTVTLSDASLADAPSKVVAQRAVRTEGKQAPFSFVLPYNPADVQPNARILLSAAVTINGKLVFITDTVQEAINNGGTKIDLNLVPVQQTEVPIAPQTNQPSVPTPPTQL; this is translated from the coding sequence ATGAAACTCGTGCCCATGCTAAGTGGTGTAGCTATTGCGGTGGCGTTGTCCGCCTGTGCAGGTAAGAGCGCCCAGGTGCCGGTGCCAGCAGCAGATCCAAATGGGATTAATACACTCTCACAGCAATCCATTCAGCAACCTAATGTTTCCGGTACTATCTGGATCAAACAGCGAGTCGCTTTACCACCGGATGCGGTATTAACGGTCACGCTGTCTGATGCTTCTCTGGCCGACGCGCCGTCGAAAGTGGTGGCCCAGCGTGCTGTTCGTACCGAAGGTAAGCAGGCACCGTTTAGCTTCGTGCTGCCGTATAACCCGGCAGACGTACAGCCGAACGCCCGTATCCTTCTGAGCGCTGCGGTAACCATCAACGGTAAGCTGGTGTTTATTACCGATACGGTTCAGGAAGCCATCAACAACGGTGGGACGAAAATCGACCTGAACCTGGTGCCGGTGCAGCAAACCGAAGTGCCGATTGCACCACAGACGAACCAACCGTCTGTACCTACCCCACCGACTCAGCTGTAA